A single genomic interval of Heterodontus francisci isolate sHetFra1 chromosome 45, sHetFra1.hap1, whole genome shotgun sequence harbors:
- the LOC137356121 gene encoding histone H1-like, giving the protein MTDTAAAETAPPAAAAQVKTPKKKKAAPWNKSAGPTLSEQILRIVADCSDRKGTSLPAIKKALGRSGVDVGKLRTQIKQSIRRNVNKGSLVQSSGTGASGSFRIPKQGTKGNVGKKVKSGAGKKPLVKKTAGKKVTAKRSAAKKLPVKKLAAKKSAAKKAAGKKVTSKKGATPKKSPAKKAALPKKSPVKKAKKPKSATGGKVLKKVQSSRGKTKPKAAKAQKAAPGKK; this is encoded by the coding sequence atgaccgatacagcagccgccgaaacggctcccccagccgccgccgctcaagtcaagactccgaagaagaagaaagcagcacCCTGGAACAAGTCAGCCGGTCCCACGTTGAGCGAGCAGATCCTCAGGATTGTGGCAGATTGCTCCGATCGCAAGGGGACCTCACtgcccgccataaagaaggctctgggtcggAGCGGTGTGGATGTGGGGAAGCTCAGGacccaaatcaagcaaagtatcaggaggaatgtgaacaaaggctccctggtgcagagcagcggtacgggcgcctccggctccttcagaaTCCCGAAGCAGGGAACCAAGGGAAATGTGGGAAAGAAAGTGAAGTCAGGAGCAGGCAAAAAACCtttagtgaagaaaacagctggcaagaaagtgacagcaaagagatcagcagccaagaaattaccagtcaagaaactagcagccaagaaatcggcagcgaagaaagcagcaggcaagaaagtgaCCAGCAAGAAGGGGGCAACGCCAAAGAAATCCCCagcgaagaaagcagcgcttccgaAAAAGTCTCCTGTGAAGAAGGCCAAAAAACCCAAGAGTGCCACGGGCGGAAAGGTGCTCAAGAAAGTTCAATCATCAAGGGGCAAGACcaagccgaaagcagcaaaggctcagaaagcagcccctggaaagaagtga